Genomic segment of Myxococcus stipitatus:
GAGCGTGGTCAGGTCGGGATGGGTGAGTGAGTGGCTGGCGATGCCGTTGCCCTCCGCGACCAATGTCTGGACTTGGGACGTGCTCATGTAGCCGCCCCAGCCCTGGGCCAGGGCCTGGGTGATGAGCGCATAGGTCGCGCGAATCCCTCTCGAGTTGAGCTGGGGACGCGCCTTCGTGAACTGGGTGGCCCAGCCGTCATCCAGGGTGATGGTGACCATGCCCTGTTCGAACGGCTGCGCCGCGGACGCGGACAGGGACAACAGCATCAGCGATAACGCGGCAATTCCTCTCAGCTGCTTTGACGACTCCATCATGGACAGCCCCCTCCGAGGCGCCGCCTCATGCGGCGTCCAGGGGGCGATAGCAGACGAGTCTGATGGCAGGCAACCGTGCAGGCACGCGGACGTGGGTGGGCTGGCGAGCAGCGGGGCCACGGGGCCCCTGCGGGGATTGTGTGGGGATTCGAGGTGGGGGTGGTGGTGTTCGTAGAAACCGTCGCACCCATGACTTTGTCTTTGGAAAGGACACGCTACATGAAGAAGCTTGCCGCGCTTGTGGGTCTGCTGGGCGTGCTGGGATTTGCTCCCGCATATGCCGCGGAGCTGAAGGACGTGTTCGGCAGAGAGGTCCCCATCGGGAAGGGGCGGCCAGCCGTGGTCTTGTATGCCAACAAGGGCACCCGGGATGAGCTGCGGGAGCATGCCTACCAGTTCGTCTACGACGTGAGGGCGGGCAAGCCCATCGTCGTGGTGCGGGTGGATCTGCGAGACGTCCCCGGCCTCTTCAAGGGCATGGCGAAGGGGGAGATTCGCAAGAGCCACGCCGAGTCGCTCGACCTGATGCGCAATCTCTTTCAGGAGCACGGTGAGTCGCCTCCGCCCGAGCTCGATACCTCCCTCTTCATGGTCGCCGACAGCAAGGGCGAGCCCCACGCATCGGTGGGGCTGAAGAAGGGCTTCAAGAATGTCTATGCGCAGGTGCTGGACCCCTCGGGGCAGGAGCTGGCCCGGGGCCCCTTCCCCGAGAGCGCGGACTCGCTTGGCAAGGCCGTGGCCGAAGTGCCCGCCGCGCCTTCGCATGCTCGCGTCGCGGGCGTGGTTCGCTGAAACATCTCCGTGAATCGCCGATGAGACCTGTGTCACGGAGCCATCCTCCGTGACCAGGTGAGCGCGCTCGTCGCGCTGATACGACCAGCCGGGTAGTTGGATTGGTCTGGCTATTCGTGATTTGTTGTCTCCCCGCCGCGAACAACGTGAGTGCGTGTCTGGAGCCGTGCCTGGCCGATGAGGCGCGGCGCCACACGCGAAGGCAACGGGAGACATCATGAAGAGGCGAGAGTGGAGCGCACCCGCCACGGGCTGGTGGGTCTTGGGATTGTTGGCTGCCGGGAGCGTGGGCTGTTCGAGCGGAGCGCCTCCCTCGGGCGAGCCTGACCCGGGGTCGTCGGCGAGCCGGCTGAGTCCGGGGCCTGACCTGGTCATCACCGAGATGGACGTCCCGCCGACGCTTCGCATGGGACCCTACTCGACACCTGCGATGGCTTCGGTGCGGGTGTGCAACCAAGGCACGGACCCCAGCCCCTCGACGCGTGCCCATCTGTACGTGTCGATGGACGTGACGTTGACGCCGATGTCTCCGGGGCCGGTGACGGACCAGTCTCCACTGGGGAGCGTCGACATCCCCTACCTGTCTCCAGGGCAGTGCGCGACGAGGTCCGCGACGGTGTACGCCGCGCTTCCTCCGGATGCGCACGGGATGGTCGGCGGGTACTACGTGGGCGCCATCGTGGACGAGCAGGCGTCGGTCGCCGAGCAGCGCGAGGACAACAACACCTTCGTGAAGGGCATCGTCGGGATTGGTGACGGCGCGGACCTGGTCGTCACGGGCATCGGGATGCCGGCGAGCGTGCGCACGAACGGGTCCCCGGTGCCCGCGACGGTGACGGTGTGCAACCAGGGCTCGCAGTCGATCTCCTCCACCTTCGTCAATCTCTATGCGTCGATGGACGACGTGCTGACGCCGTCCATGCCGGGCCCGGGCCCGGGCTACCCGGCGGCGACGGACCAGGCCTTCCTGGGCTCGGTTCCGCTCCAGTGGCTGGACCCGGGGCAGTGCAGGACGCTCTCCACGAACGTCTGGCCCGTACTGCCGCCGGACGCGATGGGGATGAGTGGCGCGTACTACGTGGGCGCCATCATCGATGAGCAGGGCGCCGTGCCGGAGCTGCGCGAGGACAACAACATCTTCGTGAAGGGCCTGGTGGGGATGGGCCAGAAGCCGGACCTGGTCGTCACGGAGGTGAAGACCCCGGAGAGCCTGAGGGTCAACGGCCAGGGCTCCTCGCCCGTGAGCGTGAAGGTGTGCAACCAAGGGACGGAGTTCAGCCCTCCGACGCGCGCGCGCCTGTATGTGTCGATGGACCGGGAGCTGACGCCGATGCCCTCGGGGCCCGTGCCGCAGGCGATGGACCAGGTGCCCGTGGCGGACGTCCCCGTGTATGGCCTTGCTCCCACACAGTGCGCGGTGTTCACGGAGCTTGTCTGGGCCTCGCTGCCGCCGGCTGCGCAGGGAATGAGCGGCGCGTACTACGTGGGCGCTATCGTGGATGAGCAGGCCTCGGTGCAGGAGCTGCGCGAGGACAACAACACCTTCGTGGCGGGACCGGTGGGGATGGGGCAGGGGCCGGACCTGGTCATCACGAGCCTCCTCATGGCGGAGTACTTCCGCATCGACTCGGGCGGGACGCAGCTGCCGGCGACGGTGACGGCGTGCAACCGGGGCACGGAGCCGAGCCCCATGTCGCGAGTGCAGTTGTATGTCTCCCTGGACGCGGAGCTGACGCCCGTGATTCCAGGGCCTGGCTATCCGCCGATGGACCAGGCGCCACTGGGCATGGTGGACATGCCCAACCTGTATCCCGGGCAGTGCGCGAGCAGGTCCACGAACCTCTGGCCCGTGCTGCCGCCGGACGCGATGGGGATGGCGGGTGCGTACTACGTGGGCGCCATCATCGACGAGCATCAGTGGGTGAACGAGCTGCGCGAGGACAACAACATCTTCGTGAAGGGCCTGGTGGGAATCGGTCCGGGGCCGGACCTGGTCGTCACGGCGATGGAGACGCCCGCGAGCCTTCGCCACAATGGCCCGGGAGCCTCCTCGGTGCCCGCGACGGTGACGGTGTGCAACCGGGGCCTGGAGCCGAGCTCCTCGGCCAACGTGAGCCTGTATGTGTCGATGGATGCGGTGCTGACGCCGATGATTCCGGGCCCGGGCTTCCCCGTGACGGACCAGAGCTTCCTGCAGTCGATTCCGGTTCCGGGGCTTCACCCGAAGCAGTGCAAGACGCTCTCCACGAGCATCTGGGCCGTGCTCCCGCCGGACGCGCAGGGCGCGGACGGGGCGTACTACCTGGCGGCCATCGTCGATGAGCAGAAGGCGGTGCCGGAGGTGCGCGAAGACAACAACATCTTCGTGAAGGGGCTCGTGGGGATGGGCCAGAAGCCGGACCTGGTCATCGCCGAGGTGAAGATTCCGGAGAGCGTGCGGTCGAGTGGCCCGGCGGGCTCCTCGACGGTGACCGTGAAGGTGTGCAACCAGGGCGTGGGGCAAAGCCAGACGAGCCGGGTGGGGCTGTATGTGTCGATGGACCCGGAGCTGACGCCGATGGTGCCGAACCCCGGCTACATGCCCATGGACCAGATCTTCATCCGGGAAATCATCGTGCCCGACCTGGTCCCTGGACACTGCAGGTCGTTCACGGAGCCCTTCTGGGGCGTGCTGCCGCCGGATGCACAGGGGCGGAGTGGTGCGTACTACGTGGGGGCGGTGGTGGATGAGCAGCAGCTGGTGTCGGAGCTGCGCGAGGACAACAACGTCTTCGTGGCGGGGCTGATGGGCGTGGGCCAGGGCGCGGACCTGGTCATCACGAACGTCACCATGCCGGAGAGCTACTCCCAGAATGGTCCCATTCCGCAGCCGGCGACGGCGACGGTGTGCAACCGGGGGACGGAGCTCGCGCCTCCGACGTCCGTGCAGTTCTATGTGTCGATGGACGCTGATTTGACGCCCATGCAGCCGATGTCTCCCTTTCCGCAGATGGACCAGGCGGCGATGGGATGGCTCGACGTGCCCGCCCTGTATCCCGGGCAGTGCTCCACGCGGTCCAAGAACCTCTGGTCCGTGCTCCCGCAGGACGCACAGGGCTCGAAGGGCGGGTACTACGTGGGCGCCATCGTGGATGAGCCGGCGTCGGTGCCGGAGCTGCGCGAGGACAACAACATCTTCGTGATGGGGAAGGTGGGCGTGGGGGATGGCCCGGACCTGGTCGTCAATGGAATGAGCCTCCCCGCGAGTGTCACGCCGGGGCAGCCGATGGCGCTCAGCCTGAGGGCCTGCAACGTGGGCACGATGCCGAGTCCTCCGACGCAGGCTCAGCTCTACCTCTCCCTCGATGCGGATGTGACGCCGATGATGTCCGGCCCTGGGGGACCCGTGCCGCAGGACCAGTCACCCATCGGGCAGGTCGCGGTGCCAGCGCTGAGCGTGGGGCAATGCTTGACGCTCTCCGCCGCGCCCTCCGCCCTGCTGCCCCCGGATGGGCAGAACGTCCACGTGTACTACGTCGGTGTCATCATCGATGAGCAGGGGGCCGTGTCCGAGCTGCGGGAGGACAACAACCTCTACGCGCAGAAGACGATAGGGATTGGGAGCAAGCCGGACCTGGTCATCAAGGAACTGCTCGCGCCCGCGAACGCGATGCCGAACCAGTCCATCCCGCTGAGTGTTCGGGTGTGCAACCAGGGCATGCAGCCCAGCCCTGGCACTGAGACTCGAATCTACCTGTCGGTGGATGATGCGCTGTCGTTCGTGGCGCCCACCGGGTATCAGATGCCCGACCAGGCCTTCATGGCGGTCATGTCCGTTCCGTCGCTCATGCCGGGGGCGTGCCTCCTGCTCTCGACGTCGGCGCCCGTGATTCTTCCCCCGGACGCACAGGGGGAGGGGCGCTACTTCCTGGGGGCCATCGTCGACGAGCTGCGCTCGGTGGCCGAGCTGCGGGAGGACAACAACACCTTCGCGAAGACGCTCCTGGGCGTGGGGGCGAAGTCGGACCTGGTGGTCTCCGAGATGACGGCTCCCGCCACGATTCGTGCGGGCGGCACCCTCGGCATCACCGTCAAGGTGTGCAACCAGGGCACGCAGCCCAGCAGCGACAGCGCCGTGAGTGTCTACGTCTCCATGGACCTCGACCTCGCGCCGGAGGGGGCGTCCCCGGGCACGCCTCCCGGTCTGGACCAGGCCTTGGTGGGCACGGTGCCCGTGAGCCCCCTGGGGCCGGGGATGTGCACCAGCCGGCCGCTGAGCGCCCAGGTCCGTACGCCGCCAGACGCGCTGAGCTCGACGGGTGACTACTACCTGGGCGCCTACGTGGACTCCTACCTGCAAGTCGGGGAGCTGCGAGAGGAGAACAACACCCGCCTCGTCGTGCTCCGCATCCTGCCGTAGCGCCTCGGATGCTGGATGGGCTCCGCTCCCCAGGGAGTTCCACTGGGGAGCGTGAGCACCTCGGGCCTCAGCTCCCCAGCGGAGGTTCCGCGGGGGGGCGTGAAATCCACGCGGCGATGAACACATCCAGCTCGCCGCGCAGCACGTCCTTGACGCGAGGAGTCCCGGCGCCGGTGCGAGGGTCCTCCACGCGAGGGCTGCGGCCCAGGTAGTACCGCCGCGCTTCGTCCGTGGTCCCTCCCTGGCCGGCGACCACGCGCGCGGCGATGTCCTTCAGCTCGTCCAGCTCTCCCGCGCCGGTGAGGGTGAGCACGCGCCCGGTGGACTCGTCCTTCACCGTCACCTCCGTGCGCACGCGCTGGAGGTAGGCGCCCTCGTGGCTCTTCACGGGACGGCCGAGCACCTCCAGGAGCTCCAGCTCGTCCTCGGAGAGCGTGCCGCCCCGGTGCACGCGCACGTAGGCCCGCTGGCGTTTCTCGTCCTCCAGCCGCCGGTGCAGCCCCGCCTCGCCCGCGAGGAAGCCATACGCACCCGGCCCGGCGATGCGCACCACCACGCGCGAGGGCTCATCCGCCTCGGCCACCGCCACCGCCTCGTAGCCGCGCCGCTGCGCCCAGCCCAGGTACATGGAGGCCAGCTCCTGCACCCACGCCTCCTGCGTCTCCGCCGAGTCGCTCGCGCAGATGTCCACCAGCGCCTCGTTGTCCTGCTGCGTGGCTCCGGACGCCTGCAGTGCCTCGGCCATCTGCACCTCGCGAGCGACGTCCTCCACCTGCCGCGCCGCGGAGGCGAGCTGCACCTCGTTCTTCGCCTCGCGCACCAGCCGGCGCGCGAAGAGGCACGCGGCCTCCAGGCGCTCCAGCTCGTTGATGTGCGCCTCCACCGTCCGGAAGGCCCGGATGACGTCGGCCGCGTGCGTGGGGTCGTCCCAGAGGTTGGGCGCCTGGGTCTCCGTCAGCAGGGACGCACGCCGCTCCTCCAGCTCCGGCCGGCCCGACGAGGCCGCCAGCGCGCGCGCCTTGCCCACCAGCCGGTCCATCTCCACCAGCAGCGACTTGCGGTCCAGCCGCCGCTTCACCGGAGCGGCACGCGCGGACGGCAGGAGCAGCTGCGCGGTGGGCGCGGGCGGGGGCGAGGCGGGCTCGGCCACGGCCATGACCCGGCCTCCCGGGCGCGCTTCCACGCGCACGGGCGTCCCAGGCGCCAGCGGCTTGCGGGCAATCTCCACGGCCAGCGCGGCGGTGAGGGTCTTCTCGATTTCGCGCTGGAGGTAGCGCGCGCCGAACTGGGGGGAGTAGCCGCGCTCCACGAGGATGTCGACGACCTCGGGAGTGACCTCCACGTCCAGCGAGCGCGCGCGGATACCCTCGCGCTCCAGCACCCGGCCGACCTCGCGCTGCGCGATTTTTCGGATGTCCACCTTGGACAGGGGCTGGAAGTGACAGATGGCGTCGAAGCGGTTGAGGAACTCCGGACGGAAGGACTCTCCGATGCGGCGGTCCACCTCCGACACCATCTCGTCCGCGCGCTTGGTGCCCGCGAAGCCCATGGCCGGCTCGCGGTACACCTCGGCGCCCACGTTGGACGTGGCGACGATGAGCGTGTTGTTGCACGACACCACCTCGCCCGCGCCGTTGACGAAGGTGCCCTCGTCGAAGAGCTGGAGGAAGCGGTCATGCACGCTGCGCGCGGCCTTCTCGAACTCGTCGAGCAGCAGCACGGAGAACACCTTGCCGTCCAGCAGCGCGCTCAGCTCGCCTCGCCGGGTCTCCAGCGCCGGAGCCCAGGACGCGCCGAAGGGCACGCTCTCGTCTCCGTCGTTGGGGTAGTCCGCCATGTTCAGGCGCACCAGCCGGTCCGCCGAGCCGAAGAGGTACTCGGCCAGGAGCTTCGCGAGCTGCGTCTTGCCCACGCCCGTGGGGCCGGCGAACAGGAACACGCCCAGCGGCCGTCGAGGGTCGTTCAGCCCCGCCTTGAGCAGCGCCACCGAGCGCAGCACGGCCCCCACCGCGTCCGTCTGGCCCAGCAGCCGCTCGCCGAAGAAGCGCTCGGTCTCCTCCAGGTCCAGCGGCATGGCGTCGTCCACCACGAAGCGCGGCAGGCGCGTGGCGGAGCAGAAGCGGGTGAGCACGTCCTCGGGACCGACGTGGTCCTTGGCCGCGCCCGCCGCTTCGGCCGCGGTCTCCTTCAGCAGCTCGATGGCCTTGCGCGGCATGCGCTGGGCCAGCAGGAACTTGGCGGACAGCCGCAGGGCCAGGTCACACGCCGCGGGGTCGATGGGCAGCCGCAGCTCGCGCTCCAGCTCCTCGGCCACGCGGCCCACCACCCAGCGCGCCTTCTCGAGCGGCGGCTCGTGCAGGGGCAGCAGGTGCAGCCGCTCCGCCAAGGCCTCATCGGAGCGCACCAGCTCCTGGACGCGCTTGGGCTCCGTCTCGAAGATGAAGCGCATGCCGCCGGTGCGCAGGGCGCGCACGGCGACTGGCGCCAGCGGGCCCCCCAGGGCCGCAGGAAGGTCTCGGATGTAGACGATGGGGCAGGCGTGCCGCGCGAGGTGCGCGAGCAGCTCCTCGAAGCTCTCCGCGGCCTGACGCTGGGTGCTGCGCGCCAGGATGTTGGCGACGGAGACCTCCACCAGCCGCGCCTGGGCAAGCTCCGCGTCCACGCGGCCCTCGGCGATGCGGCGTGCGACCTCCTGCACGAGCGCGCTCTTGCCCACGCCCGGGTCGCCCGCCAGCAGCGGGTGCTTGCCACCTCGAGTCAGCAGACCGAGCACTTCTGTCACCGCGGCATCCACGCCGTGGGCGGCCGGCAACCGCCCTTCGCGGGCCATCGCGGTCAGGTCTCGGTCGATGAGTCTTTCCTGGTCCTCGTTCTTCCTCGTCGCCATGTCTCGTCAACCGCCCCCTCGCCGGAGCACGCACTCTAACCGCTGAACCGCCGAGGTGAGTGTGCAATCCCGGCGAGACGGCCGGAGGCCCCTGGAACGCGGAGCTGGACGGACGCGAGGTGCGCGTCAGGGATACGGAGGAGGCGTGGGGGGCGTCGGAGTGGGAGGACTGCCCGGCTGCGCCGAGGGAATGGCCTTGAGGTACTCGTAGACGGCCCTCAGGTCCGCGTCCCGCATCTTCGAGAAGATGGGCCAGGGCATCACCTGGAGCAGGCTCCCGTCCGGCTTCTTGCCCGTGCGGATGACGGCCAGGAACGCCTCATAGGTGAGCCCCATGGGGAGCCCCTGCGCATCCGGGGTGATGTTTCGCGAGACGATGCCGCCGCCGAAGCTGCGGCCCCCGGCGAGGAAGTTCGCGGTGTTGGTCTGCTCGG
This window contains:
- a CDS encoding CARDB domain-containing protein → MKRREWSAPATGWWVLGLLAAGSVGCSSGAPPSGEPDPGSSASRLSPGPDLVITEMDVPPTLRMGPYSTPAMASVRVCNQGTDPSPSTRAHLYVSMDVTLTPMSPGPVTDQSPLGSVDIPYLSPGQCATRSATVYAALPPDAHGMVGGYYVGAIVDEQASVAEQREDNNTFVKGIVGIGDGADLVVTGIGMPASVRTNGSPVPATVTVCNQGSQSISSTFVNLYASMDDVLTPSMPGPGPGYPAATDQAFLGSVPLQWLDPGQCRTLSTNVWPVLPPDAMGMSGAYYVGAIIDEQGAVPELREDNNIFVKGLVGMGQKPDLVVTEVKTPESLRVNGQGSSPVSVKVCNQGTEFSPPTRARLYVSMDRELTPMPSGPVPQAMDQVPVADVPVYGLAPTQCAVFTELVWASLPPAAQGMSGAYYVGAIVDEQASVQELREDNNTFVAGPVGMGQGPDLVITSLLMAEYFRIDSGGTQLPATVTACNRGTEPSPMSRVQLYVSLDAELTPVIPGPGYPPMDQAPLGMVDMPNLYPGQCASRSTNLWPVLPPDAMGMAGAYYVGAIIDEHQWVNELREDNNIFVKGLVGIGPGPDLVVTAMETPASLRHNGPGASSVPATVTVCNRGLEPSSSANVSLYVSMDAVLTPMIPGPGFPVTDQSFLQSIPVPGLHPKQCKTLSTSIWAVLPPDAQGADGAYYLAAIVDEQKAVPEVREDNNIFVKGLVGMGQKPDLVIAEVKIPESVRSSGPAGSSTVTVKVCNQGVGQSQTSRVGLYVSMDPELTPMVPNPGYMPMDQIFIREIIVPDLVPGHCRSFTEPFWGVLPPDAQGRSGAYYVGAVVDEQQLVSELREDNNVFVAGLMGVGQGADLVITNVTMPESYSQNGPIPQPATATVCNRGTELAPPTSVQFYVSMDADLTPMQPMSPFPQMDQAAMGWLDVPALYPGQCSTRSKNLWSVLPQDAQGSKGGYYVGAIVDEPASVPELREDNNIFVMGKVGVGDGPDLVVNGMSLPASVTPGQPMALSLRACNVGTMPSPPTQAQLYLSLDADVTPMMSGPGGPVPQDQSPIGQVAVPALSVGQCLTLSAAPSALLPPDGQNVHVYYVGVIIDEQGAVSELREDNNLYAQKTIGIGSKPDLVIKELLAPANAMPNQSIPLSVRVCNQGMQPSPGTETRIYLSVDDALSFVAPTGYQMPDQAFMAVMSVPSLMPGACLLLSTSAPVILPPDAQGEGRYFLGAIVDELRSVAELREDNNTFAKTLLGVGAKSDLVVSEMTAPATIRAGGTLGITVKVCNQGTQPSSDSAVSVYVSMDLDLAPEGASPGTPPGLDQALVGTVPVSPLGPGMCTSRPLSAQVRTPPDALSSTGDYYLGAYVDSYLQVGELREENNTRLVVLRILP
- a CDS encoding AAA family ATPase codes for the protein MATRKNEDQERLIDRDLTAMAREGRLPAAHGVDAAVTEVLGLLTRGGKHPLLAGDPGVGKSALVQEVARRIAEGRVDAELAQARLVEVSVANILARSTQRQAAESFEELLAHLARHACPIVYIRDLPAALGGPLAPVAVRALRTGGMRFIFETEPKRVQELVRSDEALAERLHLLPLHEPPLEKARWVVGRVAEELERELRLPIDPAACDLALRLSAKFLLAQRMPRKAIELLKETAAEAAGAAKDHVGPEDVLTRFCSATRLPRFVVDDAMPLDLEETERFFGERLLGQTDAVGAVLRSVALLKAGLNDPRRPLGVFLFAGPTGVGKTQLAKLLAEYLFGSADRLVRLNMADYPNDGDESVPFGASWAPALETRRGELSALLDGKVFSVLLLDEFEKAARSVHDRFLQLFDEGTFVNGAGEVVSCNNTLIVATSNVGAEVYREPAMGFAGTKRADEMVSEVDRRIGESFRPEFLNRFDAICHFQPLSKVDIRKIAQREVGRVLEREGIRARSLDVEVTPEVVDILVERGYSPQFGARYLQREIEKTLTAALAVEIARKPLAPGTPVRVEARPGGRVMAVAEPASPPPAPTAQLLLPSARAAPVKRRLDRKSLLVEMDRLVGKARALAASSGRPELEERRASLLTETQAPNLWDDPTHAADVIRAFRTVEAHINELERLEAACLFARRLVREAKNEVQLASAARQVEDVAREVQMAEALQASGATQQDNEALVDICASDSAETQEAWVQELASMYLGWAQRRGYEAVAVAEADEPSRVVVRIAGPGAYGFLAGEAGLHRRLEDEKRQRAYVRVHRGGTLSEDELELLEVLGRPVKSHEGAYLQRVRTEVTVKDESTGRVLTLTGAGELDELKDIAARVVAGQGGTTDEARRYYLGRSPRVEDPRTGAGTPRVKDVLRGELDVFIAAWISRPPAEPPLGS